One region of Actinomycetota bacterium genomic DNA includes:
- the thrS gene encoding threonine--tRNA ligase codes for MSFPDGSTGLDIATSIGKRLAAAAVAVKLDGELLDLTRPLERGGKLEVVTADTEEGREILRHSAAHVMAQAVLSLFEGARFAIGPAITDGFYYDFDIGRPFTAEDLERIEARMGEIVAEDQPFIREEVSEEDAVAMFADQPFKTEIIEGVEEGELGTVITVYRNAGFVDLCRGPHVPSTSKIKAFKLLRSAGAYWRGDEHRPQLQRIYGTAWESAKALQAYLERLEEAERRDHRKLGAELDLFSFPPELGSGLAIWHPKGGIVRNVIEDYSRRVHTENGYELVVTPHVAKAHLWETSGHLGFYAESMYPAMELDHGDPYYVKPMNCPFHVLIFKSRSRSYRELPLRLFELGTVYRYERSGVIHGLLRARGFTQDDSHIFCSRDQIGSELQGLLDFVLMVLRDFGFTEFEAELSTRPDKFVGDPEMWELATASLATALETTNLEYSVAEGDGAFYGPKIDVHIRDAIGRRWQLSTIQVDFSLPERFDVEFTSADNTRDRPVMIHRALFGSVERFFGILLEHYAGAFPAWLAPVQAAIVPVADRHIDYAGEVVSALRGAGVRALVDESQETVGEKIRRALSLKDPAVLVVGDRDEEARTVGLRLYSAEREERGVPLEVAVERLVALVAPPR; via the coding sequence ATGTCTTTCCCCGACGGCAGCACCGGGCTGGATATCGCAACGAGCATCGGAAAGAGACTTGCCGCCGCAGCCGTCGCCGTGAAGCTCGACGGTGAGTTGTTGGATCTGACTCGACCTCTTGAACGGGGGGGAAAACTGGAGGTCGTCACGGCGGACACGGAAGAGGGGCGGGAGATCCTGCGTCATTCGGCGGCTCACGTCATGGCGCAGGCGGTGCTCTCACTGTTCGAGGGAGCGCGGTTCGCCATCGGCCCGGCCATCACGGACGGCTTCTACTACGACTTCGATATCGGCCGCCCATTCACCGCCGAGGACCTCGAGAGGATCGAGGCTCGCATGGGCGAGATCGTGGCAGAGGATCAGCCGTTCATTCGCGAAGAGGTCTCGGAGGAGGATGCCGTCGCGATGTTCGCCGATCAGCCGTTCAAGACCGAGATCATCGAAGGGGTCGAGGAGGGCGAACTCGGAACCGTGATCACCGTATACCGCAACGCGGGGTTCGTGGATCTCTGCCGCGGTCCCCACGTTCCGTCGACCTCGAAGATCAAAGCCTTCAAGTTGCTGCGCAGTGCGGGCGCCTACTGGCGCGGCGATGAACATCGGCCGCAGCTGCAGCGGATCTACGGGACCGCATGGGAGAGTGCAAAGGCCCTTCAGGCCTACCTGGAGCGTCTCGAGGAGGCGGAGCGCCGGGACCATCGAAAGCTCGGCGCGGAGCTGGATCTCTTCTCGTTTCCACCGGAGCTCGGCTCGGGCCTCGCCATATGGCATCCCAAGGGTGGAATCGTGCGCAACGTCATCGAGGACTACAGCCGGCGGGTCCACACGGAGAACGGGTATGAACTCGTGGTCACGCCGCACGTCGCGAAGGCACACCTTTGGGAGACGTCGGGTCATCTCGGTTTCTACGCCGAGAGCATGTACCCCGCCATGGAACTCGACCATGGCGATCCGTACTACGTCAAACCCATGAACTGTCCGTTTCATGTCCTGATCTTCAAGAGTCGGAGTCGCTCCTACCGGGAGTTGCCACTGCGCCTGTTCGAACTTGGAACGGTGTATCGATACGAACGCTCCGGGGTCATCCACGGCCTTCTGAGAGCCCGCGGTTTCACCCAGGACGACAGCCACATCTTCTGTAGCCGCGATCAGATCGGCAGTGAACTGCAGGGTCTGCTCGATTTCGTCCTCATGGTGCTGCGAGATTTCGGGTTCACCGAATTCGAGGCCGAACTCTCGACCAGGCCCGACAAGTTCGTCGGTGACCCCGAGATGTGGGAACTGGCGACCGCCTCGCTGGCAACGGCTCTCGAGACGACGAACCTGGAGTACTCGGTGGCGGAGGGTGATGGAGCCTTCTACGGGCCGAAGATCGACGTGCACATCAGGGATGCGATCGGTCGAAGGTGGCAGCTTTCGACGATTCAGGTCGATTTCTCGCTTCCGGAGCGGTTCGATGTCGAGTTCACCAGCGCAGACAACACGCGTGATCGCCCGGTGATGATTCATCGTGCTCTGTTCGGGTCCGTCGAACGGTTCTTCGGGATCCTCCTCGAGCATTATGCAGGGGCGTTCCCCGCCTGGCTCGCCCCGGTGCAGGCTGCGATCGTTCCGGTCGCCGATCGACACATCGACTACGCCGGCGAGGTCGTTTCCGCGCTTCGCGGCGCTGGGGTGCGTGCACTGGTCGACGAGAGCCAGGAGACGGTGGGGGAGAAGATCCGACGGGCCTTGTCGCTGAAGGATCCGGCCGTTCTCGTGGTGGGAGATCGCGACGAGGAGGCACGAACCGTCGGTTTGCGCCTGTACAGCGCCGAGCGAGAGGAACGCGGTGTACCCCTCGAAGTTGCCGTGGAGCGTCTGGTGGCGCTTGTCGCACCGCCCAGATAG
- a CDS encoding 8-oxoguanine deaminase: protein MGTLLVNHATVLVTMDPDRREIRDGGLFARDGWIEQVGPAAELPDTADEVLDMSAHVVIPGLVNTHHHLYQTLTRALPGTQDAELFPWLQTLYPIWERITPEDIRLSAKVGLTELALSGCTTTSDHLYLFPNGSRLDDTIEAAREIGMRFHAARGSMSLGESDGGLPPDSVVEDEDAILEDTQRVIESYHDPTPGSMLRIVVAPCSPFSVTTDAMRESAELARSYGVSLHTHLAETADEEGFCTAQFGLPPLAYAERVGWVGPDVWFAHGVHIDDAGIRLMAETGTGVAHCPASNMRLGSGIAPVMSYLDAGVRVGLGVDGSASNDGSDLLGEARLALLLARVRHGDRPLMRVRTALEIATLGGAAVLGRDDIGSLAVGKAADFTAIDLERIEYAGAWQDPVAALLLCAPTTVDHTYVQGRAIVENGRPATVDLELLIEAHNRAARRLLIP from the coding sequence ATGGGAACTCTCCTCGTCAACCACGCAACCGTCCTGGTCACGATGGATCCGGATCGGCGCGAGATCCGTGATGGGGGCCTGTTCGCACGCGACGGGTGGATCGAACAGGTCGGACCCGCCGCAGAGCTGCCCGACACGGCCGATGAGGTCCTGGACATGTCAGCACACGTCGTCATTCCCGGACTCGTCAACACCCATCACCATCTCTATCAGACGCTGACGCGGGCGCTCCCTGGAACCCAGGATGCCGAGCTCTTCCCCTGGCTCCAGACCCTCTACCCCATTTGGGAGCGGATCACACCCGAAGACATTCGTCTGTCGGCGAAAGTCGGCCTCACCGAACTGGCGCTCAGCGGATGCACGACCACGTCCGACCACCTCTACCTGTTTCCCAACGGAAGTCGCCTCGATGACACGATCGAGGCAGCCCGGGAAATCGGCATGCGTTTCCACGCTGCTCGGGGTTCGATGAGTCTCGGCGAGAGCGACGGCGGCCTGCCCCCCGATTCCGTCGTGGAGGATGAGGACGCGATCCTCGAGGACACACAGCGAGTGATCGAGTCGTATCACGACCCGACGCCGGGGTCGATGTTGCGCATCGTCGTCGCGCCGTGCTCCCCGTTCTCGGTGACGACCGACGCCATGCGCGAGTCCGCCGAGCTTGCGCGCAGCTATGGGGTCTCACTCCACACGCACCTGGCCGAGACCGCCGACGAAGAGGGATTCTGCACCGCACAATTCGGGTTGCCGCCTCTTGCATATGCCGAGCGTGTGGGATGGGTCGGACCCGACGTCTGGTTCGCCCACGGTGTCCACATCGACGACGCGGGGATCCGACTCATGGCCGAGACCGGTACCGGCGTTGCCCACTGTCCAGCCTCCAACATGCGGCTCGGTTCCGGTATCGCTCCCGTCATGAGTTACTTGGACGCCGGCGTCCGCGTCGGTCTCGGTGTGGACGGTTCGGCCTCAAACGATGGGAGTGATCTCCTCGGCGAAGCGCGCCTTGCGCTGTTGCTGGCGAGAGTTCGCCACGGCGACCGGCCACTCATGAGGGTGCGAACGGCGCTCGAGATCGCAACACTTGGCGGGGCCGCCGTGCTCGGTCGCGACGATATCGGCTCGCTCGCCGTCGGAAAGGCAGCGGACTTCACTGCGATCGACCTCGAACGCATCGAGTACGCGGGAGCTTGGCAAGACCCGGTCGCCGCCCTGCTGCTGTGTGCCCCGACGACCGTCGATCACACCTATGTCCAGGGAAGGGCCATCGTCGAGAACGGAAGGCCCGCCACCGTCGATCTCGAACTGTTGATCGAGGCGCACAACAGGGCCGCGCGGCGCCTCCTCATCCCCTAA
- a CDS encoding molybdopterin-dependent oxidoreductase, which produces MKAVDRRVRGGVGESVHRPDGVPKVTGRFAYVGDLHTEGMLWGATRRIYVPHGRITRVDITPALAMPGVQAVLTQDDVPGVKYQGQIVQDEPVLAEQEVRYWGEPVALVAAESRETARVAAEAVIVEVEPLEPLTDFEEALDRGEVFRHMSVRRGDPDAHGTVVVEGYYETPGVDQAPLGTEAGLAIPDGLGGLDLYPPSQWIHVDHRQLVGCLALDPEQVRVHPTGLGGAFGSREDLSVHTHLCLLALRTGRPVKMVYNRLESFVGHVKRHGAHMWYRHESDDDGNLVRVDAKLILDGGAYANTTHAVLANAVYFTVGPYRCPNTFVEGYAVRTNNPPSGAMRGFGANQVCFAYEAQMDRLAAALGTDPLDLRLRNALQPGDHLATTGQEITQPLPTAEVIRSVMAIPLPAEGSTRLPGGNGLTTPPSAVVRGVGYAVGIKNLAFSEGFDDYADARVELTPEGARVHTAASEVGQGMVTVLMQIARSVLTMEQVEIVWDDTAHIGSAGSTSASRQTQMAGGAVQQAALKARSVALERVGGDDLDDEGVWSDGRLVATWTELCASGPIVGEVRFRHPATDEPDENGQGNVHVDFCVAAHRAIVDVDPELGLVRVVRIDTAQDVGRALNPVQVIGQIEGGTAQGFGMALLEEVVLDEGVIKNPTFTDYLLPTIEDVPPMEVVIVEQPGTWGPFGAKGFAELPAISSTPAVVAAIRAATRHELNRVPVHPEDIATPFS; this is translated from the coding sequence ATGAAGGCCGTTGATCGCCGTGTTCGCGGCGGGGTCGGTGAGTCCGTCCATCGTCCCGATGGGGTACCGAAAGTAACCGGAAGGTTCGCCTACGTGGGTGATCTCCACACGGAAGGCATGCTGTGGGGAGCCACCAGGAGGATCTACGTTCCACACGGCCGGATCACCCGTGTCGACATCACGCCGGCTCTGGCGATGCCCGGCGTGCAGGCCGTCTTGACACAGGATGACGTGCCGGGGGTCAAGTACCAGGGTCAGATCGTTCAGGATGAGCCCGTCTTGGCAGAGCAAGAGGTTCGATACTGGGGAGAGCCCGTCGCTCTGGTGGCGGCGGAGAGTCGAGAAACCGCCCGTGTGGCCGCCGAAGCGGTGATCGTGGAGGTCGAGCCGCTCGAGCCACTCACGGATTTCGAAGAAGCCCTCGACCGGGGAGAGGTGTTTCGTCACATGTCGGTTCGCCGAGGCGACCCGGACGCTCATGGGACGGTCGTGGTGGAGGGGTACTACGAGACGCCGGGCGTCGATCAGGCACCGCTGGGGACCGAAGCCGGTTTGGCCATCCCGGATGGCTTGGGGGGTCTCGACCTCTATCCGCCATCACAGTGGATCCATGTCGACCATAGGCAACTCGTGGGCTGCCTCGCCCTCGACCCCGAACAGGTCCGGGTGCATCCAACCGGACTCGGAGGTGCCTTCGGGTCGCGCGAAGATCTGAGTGTGCACACGCACCTGTGCCTGCTCGCCCTGCGAACAGGGCGTCCGGTGAAGATGGTGTACAACCGTCTCGAGAGCTTCGTCGGTCACGTCAAGCGACACGGCGCGCACATGTGGTACCGGCATGAGTCCGACGACGACGGCAACCTGGTGCGCGTCGATGCGAAGCTGATTCTCGACGGGGGCGCGTACGCCAACACCACCCACGCCGTGCTCGCAAACGCCGTGTACTTCACCGTCGGTCCGTACCGGTGTCCCAACACGTTCGTCGAAGGGTATGCGGTGCGCACGAACAATCCTCCGTCCGGAGCGATGAGAGGGTTTGGTGCCAACCAGGTCTGCTTTGCCTACGAGGCACAGATGGATCGTCTCGCTGCCGCTCTCGGCACGGATCCGCTCGATCTCCGGCTTCGGAACGCATTGCAGCCCGGCGACCACCTCGCGACGACAGGGCAGGAGATCACCCAACCGCTACCGACGGCCGAGGTGATCCGTTCGGTCATGGCGATTCCATTGCCTGCCGAGGGCTCGACTCGCCTGCCTGGCGGGAATGGTCTCACCACCCCGCCCTCGGCTGTCGTCCGGGGTGTCGGCTACGCGGTCGGCATCAAGAACCTGGCGTTTTCGGAGGGTTTCGACGACTACGCAGATGCACGGGTCGAGCTCACTCCCGAGGGCGCGAGGGTGCATACGGCCGCATCCGAGGTAGGACAGGGCATGGTCACCGTACTGATGCAGATTGCCCGCAGCGTTCTCACCATGGAGCAGGTCGAGATCGTGTGGGATGACACCGCCCACATCGGCTCCGCAGGTTCGACGTCAGCGTCGAGACAGACACAGATGGCGGGTGGCGCGGTGCAACAGGCTGCGCTGAAAGCTCGGTCCGTTGCGCTTGAGCGGGTGGGAGGCGATGATCTGGATGATGAGGGTGTTTGGAGCGACGGGCGGCTGGTGGCCACCTGGACCGAGCTGTGTGCGAGTGGACCGATCGTCGGCGAGGTGCGATTCCGTCATCCGGCCACCGATGAGCCCGATGAGAACGGCCAGGGAAACGTTCACGTCGATTTCTGCGTTGCGGCACATCGTGCGATCGTGGATGTAGATCCTGAACTGGGTCTCGTACGTGTGGTTCGGATCGATACTGCTCAGGATGTTGGACGAGCTCTCAACCCGGTGCAGGTGATCGGGCAGATCGAAGGGGGCACCGCACAGGGGTTCGGCATGGCGCTGCTCGAAGAGGTGGTTCTCGACGAAGGTGTGATCAAGAACCCGACCTTCACCGACTATCTGCTTCCGACGATCGAGGACGTGCCTCCGATGGAGGTCGTGATCGTGGAGCAGCCGGGGACGTGGGGACCATTTGGCGCGAAAGGTTTCGCGGAGCTGCCGGCCATTTCGTCGACGCCGGCGGTCGTTGCAGCCATTCGCGCAGCTACACGGCACGAGCTCAACCGTGTGCCGGTGCATCCCGAGGACATCGCAACCCCGTTCTCGTGA
- a CDS encoding zinc-dependent alcohol dehydrogenase family protein: MRAQVLHSPATITEAPLVLEEVPDPTPGAGEILLEVSACGVCRTDLQEVEGDLDLHRNPVVPGHQIVGEVAEVGADVTGWQIGDRAGVGWLGGSCGHCRFCRTGRENLCEEAVFTGWDRDGGYAERVTVGSEYAFRLPADERDLDVAPLLCGGVIGFRALKVSEIRAGGRLGLYGFGASALLALQVARHWDCEVYVATRSEAERNRALEMGAVWAGGYEDRPPVPLDAAITFAPVGWVVIEALKSLDRGGVVAINAIHLDHIPEFRYEDLWLERQIRSVANFTKADAEEFLRLAAEIPIRTVTQEYALADANTALLDLKRGSVHGAAVLRA; the protein is encoded by the coding sequence ATGCGCGCACAGGTTCTACACAGTCCTGCCACGATCACCGAGGCGCCCCTCGTGCTCGAAGAGGTTCCCGACCCGACGCCGGGTGCAGGTGAGATCCTGCTCGAGGTCTCGGCGTGTGGTGTCTGTCGTACCGACCTCCAGGAGGTCGAAGGGGATCTGGATCTCCACCGAAACCCCGTCGTCCCCGGGCACCAGATCGTGGGGGAGGTGGCGGAAGTCGGTGCGGACGTGACCGGGTGGCAGATCGGCGACCGTGCCGGCGTCGGCTGGCTCGGAGGGTCATGCGGGCATTGTCGGTTCTGCCGCACAGGACGTGAGAACCTCTGCGAAGAAGCCGTGTTTACCGGATGGGATCGCGATGGTGGTTACGCCGAGAGGGTGACGGTCGGCTCGGAGTACGCGTTCCGGCTGCCCGCCGATGAGCGAGATTTGGATGTCGCCCCCCTGCTGTGTGGGGGAGTGATCGGCTTCCGGGCACTGAAGGTGTCGGAGATACGCGCGGGTGGCCGGCTTGGACTCTACGGATTCGGAGCGTCGGCCCTTCTCGCACTTCAGGTGGCTCGCCACTGGGACTGTGAGGTGTATGTCGCGACGCGATCGGAGGCTGAGCGCAACCGAGCTCTCGAGATGGGAGCGGTGTGGGCCGGCGGCTACGAAGACCGTCCGCCGGTTCCCCTGGACGCCGCCATTACGTTCGCTCCCGTCGGCTGGGTCGTCATCGAGGCACTGAAGTCACTCGATCGGGGCGGGGTGGTGGCGATCAACGCGATCCATCTGGATCACATTCCGGAGTTTCGTTATGAGGACCTTTGGTTGGAACGCCAGATCCGCAGCGTTGCCAATTTCACGAAAGCCGACGCCGAAGAGTTCCTGCGTCTTGCCGCAGAGATCCCGATCCGGACGGTCACACAGGAGTATGCGCTTGCCGATGCCAATACGGCGCTGCTCGACTTGAAGCGGGGGAGTGTGCACGGGGCCGCGGTACTCCGAGCGTGA
- a CDS encoding xanthine dehydrogenase family protein subunit M, whose protein sequence is MIPDSARLADAVQIFSPTTVDEAVDVLAERPDATCLAGGTDLMVEINFGLRRPREIVALRRIEELVTMTPTWIGAGVTHARLEQSPWPALSEAAHTVGSPQIRNMGTIGGNIATASPAGDTLPFLAAADALIVTRSKRFGRREIPWDDFFIGVKKTALEPGGIIEGVRLPEEVSLRQGFSKVGPRSAMVIAIVSACVLRYADGRTNVALGAVAPTVMRARRAEEMISAEPNPSAAALTEFQRLVSEEARPITDHRSTERYRRHAVGVVARRILERLL, encoded by the coding sequence ATGATTCCGGACTCGGCTAGGTTGGCTGATGCAGTGCAGATCTTCTCTCCCACCACGGTCGACGAGGCGGTCGATGTCCTTGCAGAGCGACCCGACGCGACGTGTCTCGCAGGTGGCACGGATCTGATGGTCGAGATCAACTTCGGACTGCGACGCCCTCGAGAGATCGTCGCCCTGCGCCGGATCGAGGAACTTGTAACGATGACGCCCACCTGGATAGGCGCCGGGGTGACTCATGCCAGGCTCGAGCAGAGTCCCTGGCCGGCTCTGAGCGAGGCGGCGCACACGGTCGGCTCACCTCAGATTCGCAACATGGGGACGATCGGCGGGAACATCGCGACTGCAAGTCCTGCCGGTGACACACTTCCCTTCCTGGCTGCAGCCGACGCCCTGATCGTCACGCGATCAAAGCGATTCGGGCGTCGGGAGATCCCGTGGGACGACTTCTTCATCGGTGTCAAGAAGACTGCCCTGGAGCCGGGAGGAATCATCGAAGGAGTAAGGCTTCCCGAGGAGGTTTCGCTTCGCCAAGGGTTCTCGAAGGTCGGGCCCCGTTCCGCGATGGTGATCGCGATCGTGTCCGCATGTGTCCTCCGGTACGCCGACGGACGCACAAACGTGGCGCTGGGGGCGGTCGCGCCGACGGTAATGCGGGCGCGAAGGGCCGAGGAGATGATCTCGGCGGAGCCGAATCCGAGTGCTGCTGCACTCACCGAGTTTCAGCGTCTGGTCTCGGAAGAGGCTCGCCCGATCACCGATCACCGATCGACAGAACGCTACCGGCGCCACGCGGTGGGAGTCGTCGCCCGCAGGATCCTGGAGCGACTGCTGTGA
- a CDS encoding adenosine deaminase, with protein sequence MEDFIRELPKAELHVHIEGSLEPEMMMALAERNGISIPFSSVKEIRDAYAFRDLQSFLDIYYDGASVLQTEQDFYDLAWAYIRRAATDGVKRAEIFFDPQTHTSRGIAFSTVITGLRRAVDDARDLGVSAALIMSFLRHLSPEEAMQTLDDGLRFRSSLIGVGLDSSERGRPPVLFEEVFARARSEGLHLVAHAGEEGPPEYIRQALDVLGVERIDHGVRIDEDPELVRRVISERIPLTMCPLSNVKLRVFDKLEHHNLKRLLDAGAVVTINSDDPAYFGGYIADNYEAAAAALGLTRREIVTIARNSIDAAFITPAERENLLGDLEVSQLTR encoded by the coding sequence TTGGAGGATTTCATCCGAGAGCTGCCAAAGGCCGAGCTGCATGTCCATATCGAAGGTTCCCTGGAACCCGAGATGATGATGGCCTTGGCGGAGCGAAATGGTATCTCGATTCCCTTCTCTTCGGTGAAGGAAATCCGCGATGCGTATGCCTTCAGAGACCTGCAGTCGTTTCTTGACATCTACTACGACGGTGCTTCCGTGCTGCAAACCGAGCAGGACTTCTACGACCTGGCCTGGGCCTACATCCGGCGGGCCGCGACAGATGGCGTGAAGCGGGCAGAGATCTTTTTCGATCCTCAGACCCACACTTCGCGCGGTATCGCGTTCTCCACCGTCATCACCGGTCTGCGTCGCGCCGTCGACGACGCGCGCGATCTCGGCGTGTCGGCTGCACTGATCATGTCGTTTCTGCGCCATCTGAGTCCGGAGGAGGCGATGCAGACACTCGATGACGGCCTTCGATTCCGCTCGTCGCTGATCGGTGTCGGCCTCGACTCTTCCGAGAGAGGACGCCCGCCCGTGTTGTTCGAGGAGGTTTTCGCGAGGGCACGGAGCGAGGGACTTCACCTGGTGGCCCACGCAGGTGAGGAGGGACCACCCGAGTACATCCGTCAGGCACTCGATGTCTTGGGCGTCGAGCGGATCGATCATGGGGTTCGGATCGATGAAGATCCTGAACTCGTCCGTCGTGTCATCTCGGAACGAATACCTCTCACGATGTGTCCGCTCTCCAATGTCAAGCTTCGGGTATTCGACAAACTCGAACATCACAATCTGAAGCGTCTACTCGATGCGGGAGCGGTGGTGACGATCAACTCGGACGATCCCGCCTACTTCGGTGGGTATATCGCAGACAACTACGAGGCTGCGGCTGCTGCGCTCGGACTGACGAGGAGAGAGATCGTGACGATTGCCCGCAACTCGATCGATGCCGCATTCATCACCCCCGCCGAACGTGAGAATCTCCTGGGGGACCTCGAGGTGAGTCAGCTCACGAGATGA
- a CDS encoding (2Fe-2S)-binding protein, which translates to MKFTVNGRTVEVAVEGSESLLRILRDDLGLYGAKDACEQGECGACTVLLDGVPVCSCLVMAADAEGAHVVTVEGVTPAEGLHPVQEALLDTGGAQCGYCTPGVVVSAAYLLEHNPDPTDEDVREALAGNICRCTGYGAIIRAIVEGK; encoded by the coding sequence GTGAAGTTCACGGTGAACGGAAGGACGGTCGAGGTTGCCGTGGAGGGGTCAGAGAGCCTGCTGCGCATCCTACGCGACGATCTCGGTCTGTATGGAGCGAAGGACGCGTGCGAGCAGGGCGAGTGTGGCGCCTGCACGGTTCTGCTGGACGGAGTCCCGGTGTGCTCGTGCCTGGTCATGGCTGCGGATGCGGAGGGTGCTCATGTTGTGACGGTCGAAGGCGTCACTCCTGCAGAGGGTTTGCATCCTGTCCAGGAGGCTCTGCTGGACACAGGCGGAGCACAGTGCGGCTACTGCACGCCAGGGGTCGTCGTGTCCGCAGCCTATCTGTTGGAGCACAATCCCGACCCGACCGACGAGGACGTCAGGGAGGCGCTGGCAGGAAACATCTGCCGCTGTACCGGGTACGGGGCCATCATCAGGGCGATCGTGGAGGGGAAATGA